A genomic stretch from Lysobacter ciconiae includes:
- a CDS encoding ATP-binding cassette domain-containing protein, whose product MSLITLNSVDYSVGGPLLLENVELSIEPGERIALIGRNGAGKSTLMRLMAGDIQPDDGEIRRASGRRIARLEQEVPPDAGGTVFNVVASGMGELGSWLAEYHRISHADVFDGDALSEVQAKIEAADGWGADQKVVETLDRLGLDGDAEFSGLSGGMKRRVLLARSLVSAPDLLLLDEPTNHLDIEAIDWLEDFLKNSWKGALLFVTHDRRFLRALATRIVEIDRGQVTSWPGDWANYERRREERLNAEAQENARFDKMLVQEEIWIRQGIKARRTRDEGRVRRLEAMRSERAKRRDAVGNVRMDLAQAESSGKKVIEAKSVFFDFGGKPLLKGVSTTIFRGDRIGLIGPNGSGKTTLLKVLLGELQPLSGEVRSGSNLQIAYFDQYRATLREDWNALENVSEGREFVEVGGKQKHVIGYLQDFLFTPERARAPITRLSGGERNRLLLAKLFAQPSNLLVMDEPTNDLDVETLELLEEILGDYPGTLLLVSHDRDFIDNVVTSTLVMEGDGKVGEYVGGYSDWVRQRPAERVETATKSASMPVSPIAAAATTPSKPKRKLAYKEARELEALPGVIEGLDGRIAEMTTRMNDPAFYQRDADAIAAHNVAMAQLHVQLEQAFARWAELEGED is encoded by the coding sequence ATGTCATTGATCACCCTGAATAGCGTCGACTACAGCGTCGGCGGCCCGCTCTTGCTCGAGAACGTCGAGCTGTCCATTGAACCCGGCGAGCGCATCGCCCTGATCGGCCGCAACGGCGCCGGCAAGTCCACCCTCATGCGCCTGATGGCGGGCGATATCCAGCCCGACGACGGCGAGATCCGCCGTGCCAGCGGTCGCCGTATCGCGCGCCTGGAACAGGAGGTCCCGCCCGACGCCGGCGGCACGGTGTTCAACGTGGTCGCCAGCGGGATGGGCGAGCTGGGTTCCTGGCTGGCCGAGTACCACCGGATCAGCCACGCCGACGTGTTCGACGGCGATGCGCTGTCCGAAGTGCAGGCCAAGATCGAAGCGGCCGACGGCTGGGGCGCGGATCAGAAGGTCGTGGAGACTCTGGACCGCCTGGGCCTGGACGGCGACGCCGAGTTTTCCGGCCTGTCCGGGGGCATGAAGCGCCGCGTATTGCTGGCCCGCTCGCTGGTCTCGGCGCCCGACCTGCTGCTGCTGGACGAGCCGACCAACCATCTGGACATAGAGGCGATCGACTGGCTAGAGGACTTCCTCAAGAATTCCTGGAAGGGCGCGCTGCTGTTCGTGACCCATGACCGGCGGTTCCTGCGCGCGCTGGCGACCCGGATCGTCGAGATCGACCGCGGCCAGGTCACCAGCTGGCCCGGCGACTGGGCCAACTACGAGCGTCGCCGCGAAGAGCGGCTCAACGCCGAAGCGCAGGAAAATGCGCGCTTCGACAAGATGCTGGTGCAGGAAGAGATCTGGATCCGGCAGGGCATCAAGGCGCGGCGCACGCGCGATGAAGGCCGCGTGCGCCGGCTCGAGGCCATGCGGTCCGAGCGCGCCAAGCGCCGCGATGCGGTCGGCAACGTGCGCATGGACCTGGCCCAGGCCGAGTCCTCGGGCAAGAAGGTCATCGAAGCCAAGTCGGTGTTCTTCGATTTCGGCGGCAAACCGCTGTTGAAGGGCGTCTCCACGACGATCTTCCGCGGCGACCGCATCGGCCTGATCGGTCCCAACGGCAGCGGCAAGACCACGCTGCTGAAGGTCTTGCTGGGTGAACTGCAGCCTCTTTCCGGCGAGGTCCGCTCCGGCAGCAACCTGCAGATCGCCTACTTCGACCAGTACCGGGCGACGCTGCGCGAGGACTGGAACGCACTGGAGAACGTCTCCGAAGGCCGCGAGTTCGTCGAGGTCGGCGGCAAGCAGAAGCACGTGATCGGCTACCTGCAGGATTTCCTGTTCACCCCGGAGCGGGCGCGTGCGCCGATCACCCGCCTGTCGGGCGGCGAGCGCAACCGACTGTTGCTGGCCAAGCTGTTCGCCCAGCCGTCCAACCTGCTGGTGATGGACGAGCCGACCAACGACCTGGACGTGGAGACACTGGAGCTGCTGGAGGAGATCCTCGGCGACTACCCAGGCACGCTGCTGCTGGTCAGCCATGACCGTGACTTCATCGACAACGTCGTGACCTCCACCCTGGTGATGGAAGGCGATGGCAAGGTCGGCGAGTACGTCGGCGGCTACAGCGACTGGGTTCGCCAACGTCCGGCGGAGCGGGTGGAGACCGCAACGAAATCCGCCTCGATGCCGGTCTCCCCGATCGCCGCCGCCGCAACGACGCCGAGCAAGCCCAAGCGCAAGCTCGCCTACAAGGAAGCGCGCGAGCTGGAGGCGTTGCCCGGCGTGATCGAGGGTCTGGACGGGCGCATCGCGGAGATGACGACGCGGATGAATGACCCTGCGTTTTACCAGCGCGACGCCGATGCGATCGCTGCCCACAACGTGGCGATGGCGCAGCTGCACGTGCAGCTGGAGCAGGCATTCGCGCGCTGGGCGGAACTGGAAGGCGAGGACTGA
- a CDS encoding protein adenylyltransferase SelO has translation MLDLTFDNAFVRDLPGDPDTSAGVRQVEGAVWSAAAPTPVPEPRVLAYSAEMLAHLGLTEADAATPQFADVFSGNALLAGMQPYAANYGGHQFGVWAGQLGDGRAISLGDVVTEAGERWELQLKGAGPTPYSRSADGRAVLRSSIREFLCSEAMHHLGVPTTRALCLIGTGEQVVRDMFYDGRAAPEPGAIVCRVAPSFLRFGSFELPASRGDTGLLRQLVDFCIRRDFPELDGEGEALHAAWFSEICRRSAVMVAHWMRVGFVHGVLNTDNMSILGLTIDYGPYGWIDNFDPGWTPNTTDARRKRYRFGQQPAVAYWNLGRLAGALAPLFGDPAPLQAGLQAYVDAYNAADRDNTVRKLGLAAYRVGDSALMQSLQELLAEAEVDMTLFFRALSDCDPDALDGAMDSAAFIDAFYDADKRVASAAAFRDWMKFYQVRLTADRLDPEQRRRIMRAANPRYVLRNYLAQQAIDRATRGDMDGITELLEVMRRPYEDQPGREPFAARRPDWARDKAGCSMLSCSS, from the coding sequence ATGCTTGATCTGACGTTCGACAATGCCTTCGTGCGCGACCTTCCCGGTGATCCGGATACCTCGGCCGGCGTACGCCAAGTCGAGGGCGCGGTGTGGTCGGCAGCGGCTCCTACACCCGTTCCTGAGCCGCGCGTTTTGGCCTACTCCGCGGAAATGCTGGCCCATCTGGGACTGACCGAAGCCGACGCCGCGACTCCGCAGTTCGCGGACGTGTTCAGCGGCAATGCGCTGCTCGCGGGCATGCAGCCGTACGCGGCCAATTATGGCGGCCACCAGTTCGGTGTGTGGGCCGGGCAGCTGGGCGACGGCCGCGCCATCAGCCTTGGCGACGTCGTGACGGAAGCGGGCGAGCGGTGGGAGCTGCAGCTCAAGGGCGCCGGACCGACGCCGTACTCGCGCAGCGCGGACGGGCGGGCGGTGCTGCGTTCCTCGATCCGCGAGTTCCTGTGCAGCGAGGCGATGCACCACCTGGGCGTGCCGACCACCCGCGCGTTGTGCCTGATCGGAACCGGCGAGCAGGTCGTCCGCGACATGTTCTACGACGGCCGCGCCGCACCGGAGCCCGGCGCGATCGTCTGCCGCGTGGCGCCGTCTTTCCTGCGCTTCGGCAGTTTCGAGCTGCCCGCATCGCGTGGCGACACCGGCCTGCTGCGGCAGCTGGTCGATTTCTGCATCCGCCGTGACTTCCCCGAGCTCGACGGCGAGGGGGAAGCCCTCCACGCAGCGTGGTTTAGCGAGATCTGCCGACGTAGCGCGGTCATGGTGGCGCATTGGATGCGTGTGGGTTTCGTGCACGGCGTGCTGAACACCGACAACATGTCGATCCTTGGCCTGACGATCGATTACGGCCCCTACGGATGGATCGACAACTTCGATCCGGGCTGGACGCCCAACACCACCGACGCGCGGCGCAAGCGCTACCGCTTTGGCCAGCAGCCCGCCGTGGCGTACTGGAACCTGGGGCGACTGGCCGGTGCGCTGGCGCCCTTGTTCGGCGACCCGGCACCGTTGCAGGCGGGGTTGCAGGCCTACGTGGATGCCTACAACGCTGCTGATCGCGACAACACGGTGCGCAAGCTTGGTCTGGCCGCGTACCGCGTAGGCGACAGCGCGTTGATGCAATCGTTGCAGGAGCTGCTGGCCGAGGCCGAGGTCGACATGACGCTGTTCTTCCGCGCACTGTCGGATTGCGACCCGGATGCACTCGACGGGGCGATGGACAGTGCTGCTTTTATCGACGCGTTCTACGACGCGGACAAGCGCGTCGCGTCAGCCGCCGCATTCCGGGACTGGATGAAGTTCTATCAGGTGCGCCTGACGGCCGACAGACTGGATCCGGAGCAGCGCCGACGGATCATGCGTGCCGCCAATCCGCGCTACGTGCTGCGCAACTACCTGGCCCAGCAGGCGATTGACCGGGCCACCCGTGGCGACATGGACGGAATCACCGAGCTGCTGGAGGTAATGCGCCGGCCGTACGAGGATCAACCCGGCCGGGAGCCATTCGCCGCCCGCAGGCCGGATTGGGCCCGCGACAAGGCGGGCTGCTCGATGCTCTCGTGCAGTTCCTGA
- a CDS encoding DEAD/DEAH box helicase codes for MSAETPATPDSLPDTPLNFDGLALPETLRQAISALGYESPSPIQAATIPPLMQGRDVIGQAQTGTGKTAAFALPILARIDPAQKTPQALVLAPTRELAIQVAEAFQSYASHMKGFQVLPIYGGQSYYPQLQALKRGVQVIVGTPGRVIDHLDRGSLDISALRFLVLDEADEMLRMGFIDDVEKVLKKTPETRQVALFSATMPVQIRRIAQTYLKEPVEIAIKNKTSTADNIRQRYWAVSGVQKLDALTRILEAEPFDAMIVFARTKLGTDELASKLAARGIAAAAINGDVQQAQREKTIQNLKDGKIDVLVATDVAARGLDVDRISHVLNYDIPYDTESYVHRIGRTGRAGRKGEAILFVAPRERGMLRAIERATRQPIQQMELPSIETVNEQRVSKFLDRITDTLADNDLGLFRELIERYEREQNVPAVEIAAALAKLFQGDHPLLLAPPPPRAKYEPRPDPRGASPRDVGHRGQPPRPPRQQRTDRDVAPRSFDQRHSAPASAEPRRFEEDRPTPPRAAQQPPARPSGANAAEAMFDDAAPAAPSQPPRSGPSAPPQRNAPRTDEIGMETFRIEVGHEHGVQPGNIVGAIANEADLESRYIGRIDIRDDYSLIDLPEGMPHELMEHLKRVYVAGQALRIRHADERDNTGGRTARPNSPRPPHARPSGPRAPHAGKPAGGKPGNFAPRKPFKPR; via the coding sequence ATGAGCGCCGAAACGCCCGCTACCCCCGACTCCCTCCCCGACACTCCGTTGAACTTCGACGGCTTGGCCCTGCCCGAGACACTGCGTCAGGCCATCAGCGCGCTGGGCTACGAGTCGCCCTCGCCGATCCAGGCCGCCACCATCCCGCCGCTGATGCAGGGCCGCGACGTCATCGGCCAGGCGCAGACCGGCACCGGCAAGACGGCGGCATTCGCGCTGCCGATCCTGGCGCGCATCGATCCTGCGCAGAAGACCCCGCAGGCGTTGGTGCTGGCACCGACCCGCGAACTGGCGATCCAGGTCGCCGAGGCGTTCCAGAGCTACGCCTCGCACATGAAGGGCTTCCAGGTGCTGCCGATCTACGGGGGCCAGAGCTATTACCCGCAGCTGCAGGCGCTCAAGCGCGGCGTGCAGGTCATCGTCGGCACGCCGGGTCGCGTCATCGACCACCTGGACCGCGGCTCGCTGGACATCTCCGCGCTGCGTTTCCTGGTGCTGGACGAAGCCGACGAGATGCTGCGCATGGGCTTCATCGACGATGTCGAGAAGGTCCTCAAGAAGACCCCGGAAACCCGCCAGGTCGCGCTGTTCTCGGCCACCATGCCGGTGCAGATCCGGCGCATCGCCCAGACCTACCTGAAAGAGCCGGTCGAGATCGCGATCAAGAACAAGACCAGCACCGCCGACAACATCCGTCAGCGTTACTGGGCCGTCAGCGGCGTGCAGAAGCTCGACGCGCTGACCCGGATTCTGGAGGCCGAGCCATTCGACGCGATGATCGTGTTCGCGCGCACCAAGCTGGGCACCGATGAGCTCGCCTCCAAGCTCGCCGCCCGCGGTATTGCCGCCGCTGCCATCAATGGCGACGTGCAGCAGGCACAGCGCGAGAAGACCATCCAGAACCTCAAGGACGGCAAGATCGACGTGCTGGTCGCGACCGACGTCGCCGCCCGCGGGCTGGACGTGGACCGCATCAGCCACGTGCTCAACTACGACATCCCGTACGACACCGAGAGCTATGTCCACCGCATCGGCCGCACCGGGCGCGCCGGGCGCAAGGGCGAGGCGATCCTGTTCGTCGCCCCGCGTGAGCGCGGCATGCTGCGCGCCATCGAGCGCGCCACGCGCCAGCCGATCCAGCAGATGGAACTGCCCTCTATCGAGACGGTGAACGAGCAGCGCGTCTCCAAGTTCCTCGACCGCATCACCGACACCCTGGCCGACAACGACCTGGGCCTGTTCCGCGAGCTGATCGAGCGCTACGAGCGCGAGCAGAACGTGCCTGCGGTGGAAATCGCCGCCGCACTGGCCAAGCTGTTCCAGGGCGATCACCCGCTGCTGTTGGCGCCGCCACCGCCGCGGGCCAAATACGAGCCGCGCCCGGACCCGCGTGGGGCCAGCCCGCGCGATGTCGGTCACCGCGGCCAGCCGCCGCGACCGCCCCGCCAGCAACGGACCGATCGGGATGTCGCGCCGCGAAGCTTCGACCAGCGCCACTCCGCGCCGGCGTCAGCGGAGCCGCGGCGCTTCGAAGAAGACCGCCCGACGCCGCCCCGCGCCGCCCAGCAGCCGCCCGCACGCCCGAGTGGCGCCAACGCGGCTGAAGCCATGTTCGACGACGCCGCACCGGCAGCGCCTTCGCAGCCGCCACGCAGCGGGCCTTCGGCGCCGCCGCAGCGCAACGCACCGCGCACCGACGAGATCGGCATGGAGACATTCCGCATCGAAGTCGGGCATGAGCACGGCGTGCAGCCGGGCAACATCGTCGGCGCGATCGCCAACGAGGCCGACCTGGAGAGCCGCTACATCGGCCGGATCGACATCCGCGACGACTACAGCCTGATCGACCTGCCCGAAGGCATGCCGCACGAATTGATGGAGCACCTGAAGCGGGTCTATGTGGCCGGCCAGGCCTTGCGCATCCGCCACGCGGACGAGCGCGACAACACCGGCGGGCGCACTGCCCGACCCAACTCGCCGCGCCCGCCGCACGCGCGACCGTCCGGTCCGCGTGCACCGCATGCCGGCAAGCCGGCCGGTGGCAAGCCGGGCAATTTCGCACCGCGTAAACCCTTCAAGCCGCGCTGA
- a CDS encoding pseudouridine synthase, whose amino-acid sequence MKPRPAPIDGVPASRVQLPGGTWPSAFDAMCARFPRIDKATWRSRFARGRVLDGAGLPLAAHASVTAGMTLYYYREVAEEPAIPFTEQVLHADADLLVVDKPHFLPVMPAGAYVRESLLFRLQQTLKNADIVPLHRIDRGTAGLVMFSVNPATRDAYQALFRDRAIRKSYEALAPALPDTRFPLVHRSRLQRGEPFFRMHEAAGEANSESRIDVLDRDGDVWRYALEPVTGKKHQLRVHMAALGAPIINDPFYPDLQEQSADKHALPLKLLARSLAFMDPLSGDAREFRSALALELPEPISAA is encoded by the coding sequence ATGAAACCGCGACCCGCCCCGATCGATGGCGTACCCGCCAGCCGCGTGCAGCTACCGGGCGGAACCTGGCCGTCCGCCTTTGATGCGATGTGCGCCCGGTTTCCGCGGATCGATAAGGCGACGTGGCGAAGCCGGTTCGCCCGGGGCCGGGTGCTGGATGGCGCGGGGCTCCCGCTGGCCGCGCACGCAAGCGTCACCGCAGGGATGACGCTCTATTACTACCGCGAGGTGGCGGAAGAGCCAGCCATACCGTTCACCGAACAGGTCCTGCATGCCGACGCGGACCTGCTGGTGGTCGACAAGCCGCACTTCCTGCCCGTGATGCCAGCGGGCGCGTACGTGCGCGAGAGCCTGCTGTTCCGGCTGCAGCAAACCCTGAAAAACGCGGATATCGTCCCGTTGCACCGCATCGATCGGGGCACCGCCGGGCTGGTGATGTTCTCAGTCAATCCGGCGACCCGGGACGCCTATCAGGCGCTGTTCCGGGACCGGGCAATCCGCAAATCCTACGAAGCGCTGGCGCCGGCGCTGCCCGACACCCGGTTTCCCTTGGTCCACCGCAGCCGTTTGCAGCGCGGCGAGCCGTTCTTCCGCATGCACGAGGCGGCCGGTGAGGCCAACAGCGAAAGCCGGATCGACGTGCTCGACCGCGATGGCGACGTCTGGCGCTACGCGCTTGAACCGGTCACCGGCAAAAAGCACCAGTTGCGGGTGCACATGGCGGCGCTGGGCGCGCCGATCATCAACGACCCGTTCTATCCAGATCTGCAGGAGCAGTCAGCCGACAAGCACGCGTTGCCGCTCAAGCTGCTGGCGCGGTCGCTGGCGTTCATGGACCCGCTGAGCGGGGATGCGCGGGAGTTCCGGAGCGCGCTGGCCCTGGAGCTCCCGGAGCCGATCAGCGCGGCTTGA
- a CDS encoding DUF4142 domain-containing protein, producing the protein MPPDQATTAAASETAIAPGETLAQLIALDQQAIAMAEQARQHEQLDPAVAELAEQISMHHRRNLTQTRALGDAEALDVTDTPAVRNQRSEEEKRLKAMAELDADAYQRGYLDAVIQTHEQALALIDKHLQGSDRDVIRAHLERSRGNYEDHMKAAMALRDN; encoded by the coding sequence ATGCCGCCGGATCAAGCGACAACCGCCGCAGCCAGTGAGACGGCCATCGCGCCGGGCGAAACGCTTGCCCAGTTGATCGCGCTGGACCAGCAAGCGATTGCGATGGCCGAGCAGGCCCGCCAGCACGAGCAGCTGGACCCCGCGGTGGCCGAACTGGCCGAGCAGATCTCCATGCACCACCGGCGCAATCTGACCCAGACCCGCGCGCTGGGGGATGCCGAGGCACTTGACGTGACCGACACCCCCGCCGTCAGGAACCAGCGCAGCGAGGAGGAGAAGCGGCTCAAGGCAATGGCCGAGCTGGATGCGGACGCCTATCAGCGCGGCTATCTGGACGCGGTGATCCAGACCCACGAGCAGGCTCTGGCATTGATCGACAAGCATCTGCAGGGGTCGGACCGTGACGTCATCCGCGCGCACCTGGAACGCAGCCGTGGCAACTACGAGGACCACATGAAGGCAGCGATGGCGTTGCGCGACAACTGA
- a CDS encoding YeiH family protein — translation MSASPTHFPATSPVPTPAPPSPLWPGLLLATVVAVVALVLGRWLPLVGGPVFGILLGVLIRNTVSPPRACEPGIRFAGKKILQWSIIALGFGLSLTQVARTGMESLTITAVTIVAAFTSALVLGKLLNIPSKLKLLIGAGTAICGGSAIAAVTPIIKADEHDTAFAISTIFLFNLVAVLVFPALGHLMDLSQQGFGLWAGTAINDTSSVVAAGYSYGKEAGDHATIVKLTRATLIIPMCLILAAIEAWKHKKSGASDFRLSAIVPWFILWFVVASAARTLGLIPEAVQPAIHVAANFLIIMALTAIGLSADLRRMAGTGFKPIALGLGVWIAVAVSSLAVQFATGQV, via the coding sequence ATGTCGGCCTCTCCCACGCACTTCCCAGCCACCTCCCCAGTCCCCACTCCCGCCCCACCCTCCCCGCTCTGGCCCGGCCTGCTGCTGGCCACGGTGGTGGCCGTGGTCGCGCTGGTGCTCGGGCGCTGGCTGCCGCTGGTCGGCGGTCCGGTATTCGGCATTCTGCTCGGGGTGCTGATCCGCAACACGGTGTCGCCACCGCGCGCATGCGAGCCGGGGATCCGGTTCGCCGGCAAGAAGATCCTGCAATGGTCGATCATCGCGCTCGGGTTCGGCCTCAGCCTGACCCAGGTGGCCCGGACCGGGATGGAGTCGCTCACCATCACCGCCGTGACGATCGTTGCGGCGTTCACGTCGGCCCTGGTGTTGGGCAAGCTGCTCAACATCCCGTCGAAACTGAAGCTGCTGATCGGCGCGGGAACCGCGATCTGCGGCGGCTCCGCGATTGCGGCCGTCACGCCGATCATCAAGGCCGACGAGCACGACACCGCCTTCGCGATCTCCACGATCTTTCTTTTCAACCTCGTGGCGGTGCTGGTGTTCCCGGCGCTGGGCCACCTGATGGACCTCAGCCAGCAGGGATTTGGCCTGTGGGCCGGCACCGCGATCAACGACACCTCATCGGTCGTGGCCGCCGGCTACAGCTATGGCAAGGAGGCCGGCGACCACGCGACCATCGTCAAGCTCACCCGGGCGACCCTGATCATCCCGATGTGCCTGATCCTGGCCGCGATCGAGGCGTGGAAACACAAGAAAAGTGGCGCCAGCGATTTCCGGCTGTCGGCCATCGTCCCGTGGTTCATTCTGTGGTTCGTGGTCGCCTCTGCCGCGCGCACGCTCGGGCTGATCCCCGAGGCAGTGCAGCCTGCCATCCATGTCGCCGCCAATTTCCTGATCATCATGGCGCTGACCGCCATCGGCCTGTCGGCCGACCTGCGGCGGATGGCGGGCACCGGCTTCAAGCCGATCGCGCTGGGGCTGGGCGTGTGGATCGCGGTGGCGGTTTCCAGCCTGGCGGTCCAGTTCGCCACCGGACAGGTTTAA
- a CDS encoding YaeQ family protein — MAANSTVVKAELQISDMDRHYYATHTLTLAQHPSETDARLMVRLLAFALYADERLEFGRGISNEDEPDLWQRDYVGDIGLWIDLGHPDESRIKKSCAKAEQVVVVNYGGNASDIWWDKIASSVSRLKNLTVLDIPSHVVDALPAIGERGMRLNVLIQDGELQLMGDRGSTSMRPTVRMAPSTD, encoded by the coding sequence ATGGCAGCCAATTCCACCGTCGTCAAAGCCGAGCTGCAGATCAGCGACATGGACCGGCATTACTACGCCACCCATACGCTGACGCTGGCCCAGCATCCGTCCGAAACCGATGCGCGCCTGATGGTGCGCCTGCTCGCCTTCGCGCTGTATGCCGACGAGCGGCTGGAGTTCGGTCGCGGGATCAGCAACGAGGATGAGCCGGATCTGTGGCAGCGCGATTACGTGGGCGACATCGGCCTGTGGATCGACCTGGGCCATCCCGACGAGTCGCGGATCAAGAAGTCATGCGCCAAGGCCGAACAGGTCGTGGTGGTGAACTATGGCGGCAACGCCTCGGACATCTGGTGGGACAAGATCGCCAGTTCCGTGTCGCGCCTGAAGAACCTCACCGTTCTCGACATCCCCAGCCATGTGGTCGATGCGTTGCCGGCGATCGGCGAGCGCGGCATGCGCCTGAACGTGCTGATCCAGGACGGCGAACTGCAGCTGATGGGCGATCGCGGCAGTACGTCGATGCGCCCCACCGTGCGCATGGCGCCCAGCACCGACTGA
- a CDS encoding BaiN/RdsA family NAD(P)/FAD-dependent oxidoreductase — translation MCAITAGRRGKRVVVVEHANRVGKKILMSGGGRCNFTNTGTSPANFLSANPHFCKSALARYTPWHFLDMVEGHRIAWHEKELGQLFCDESSKLIVKMLLDECSAAGLRVETGCSVRKIERLGAPGDVPGSGQDGFVVDTSLAQLRAQALVVASGGLSIPSMGASGFGYEVAKQFGHAVLPLRAGLVPLTLSGKHQERLADLSGVSLAVTATAGGQSFSNFMLVTHRGISGPAILQVSSYWQPGDDLQLDLLPDTDALATLQHMQRARPAAELKTLLAELFPKRFAQRLCEAWLGHLQPARPIRQFNLPELQEVAAVLHRLPLVASGTEGYRTAEVTLGGVDTHGVSSTTMESRHVPGLYFIGEVLDVTGWLGGYNFQWAWASGHAAGSAV, via the coding sequence ATGTGCGCGATCACCGCCGGCCGGCGTGGCAAGCGCGTGGTGGTCGTCGAGCATGCCAACCGGGTGGGCAAGAAGATCCTGATGTCCGGCGGCGGTCGCTGCAATTTCACCAATACCGGCACCAGTCCGGCCAACTTCCTGTCGGCCAACCCGCATTTCTGCAAGTCCGCCCTGGCCCGCTATACGCCATGGCACTTCCTCGACATGGTCGAGGGCCATCGCATCGCGTGGCACGAGAAGGAGCTCGGCCAGCTGTTCTGCGACGAGTCCTCCAAGCTGATCGTGAAGATGCTGCTGGACGAGTGCAGCGCGGCGGGCTTGCGGGTGGAAACGGGTTGCAGCGTCCGCAAAATCGAGCGGCTCGGCGCGCCCGGCGACGTCCCGGGGAGTGGGCAGGACGGGTTCGTGGTCGACACAAGCCTAGCCCAACTCCGCGCGCAGGCGCTGGTTGTCGCCAGTGGCGGCCTGTCCATCCCCAGCATGGGTGCCAGCGGTTTCGGCTACGAAGTGGCCAAGCAGTTCGGCCACGCCGTCCTTCCGCTGCGCGCCGGCCTCGTTCCGCTGACCCTCAGCGGCAAGCACCAGGAGCGCCTGGCCGATCTGAGCGGCGTCTCGCTGGCTGTTACCGCCACCGCCGGCGGTCAGTCCTTCAGCAACTTCATGCTGGTCACCCACCGTGGCATCAGTGGCCCGGCGATCCTGCAGGTCTCGTCCTACTGGCAGCCCGGCGACGACCTGCAGCTGGACCTGCTGCCCGATACCGATGCTCTGGCCACCCTGCAGCATATGCAGCGCGCGCGTCCCGCGGCCGAGCTGAAAACGTTGCTGGCCGAGCTCTTCCCCAAGCGCTTTGCCCAGCGCCTGTGCGAGGCGTGGCTGGGCCATCTGCAGCCCGCCCGGCCCATCCGCCAGTTCAACCTGCCTGAGCTGCAGGAAGTCGCCGCTGTGCTGCACCGTTTGCCGCTGGTGGCCAGCGGCACGGAGGGCTACCGCACCGCCGAGGTGACCCTGGGCGGCGTGGATACCCATGGCGTGTCCTCGACCACGATGGAGTCCCGCCACGTGCCGGGCCTGTATTTCATCGGCGAGGTGCTGGACGTCACCGGCTGGCTGGGCGGCTACAACTTCCAGTGGGCGTGGGCATCGGGACACGCCGCCGGCAGCGCGGTCTAG
- a CDS encoding pyridoxamine 5'-phosphate oxidase family protein: MSTPSIDRAAHIKHLAELIHDVDVAMMTTIARDGRLVSRPLGTQEVEFDGDLWFATGRNSDKVAEITANPQVNVSYASTSKNSYLSVAGRASIVNDRAKIDELWSPAMKLFFPGGKDDPDLCLIRVEVDSAEYWDGPGSIFGKALYIALTAVTNDPASLSENERFEL, encoded by the coding sequence ATGAGCACACCCAGCATCGACCGCGCCGCCCACATCAAGCACCTGGCCGAACTGATCCACGACGTGGACGTGGCGATGATGACCACCATCGCCCGCGACGGCCGACTGGTCAGTCGACCGCTGGGCACGCAGGAGGTCGAGTTCGATGGCGACCTCTGGTTTGCCACCGGCCGGAACAGCGACAAGGTCGCCGAGATCACCGCCAATCCGCAGGTCAACGTCTCCTACGCGTCCACCAGCAAGAACAGCTACCTGTCCGTGGCGGGGCGCGCGTCCATCGTCAATGACCGGGCGAAGATCGACGAGCTGTGGTCGCCAGCGATGAAGCTGTTTTTCCCGGGCGGCAAGGACGATCCCGACCTGTGCCTGATCCGGGTCGAAGTGGACAGCGCCGAATACTGGGACGGTCCGGGCAGCATTTTTGGCAAGGCGCTCTACATCGCCCTGACCGCAGTCACCAACGATCCCGCCAGCCTGTCGGAGAACGAGCGTTTCGAGCTCTAG